The genome window ATGTCATCCTGCCTTACGTTATCTGGATTACTATCCTCGCCATCGTCATCGACCAGTGTCTGCGCTTTACCAATCGCAGGCTGTTCCCATGGTACAACGCAGGAGGCCACTGATGAGCTTCATTACCGTCAACAAACTCTGGAAGGAATATGGCGACCAGGTCGTACTGGAGAACCTGAACCTGGAGGTGAAACAGGGAGAATTCTGCACCCTCGTGGGCGCTTCCGGCTGCGGCAAGTCCACCTTCCTGAAGATGCTTCTCGGTCAGGAAAGCGCCAGCCGAGGCGAGTTTCTTCTGGATGGTGAGGTATTCCCGGGCGAACCCGATCGCAATCGGGGCATCGTATTCCAGCGCTACTCAGTGTTTCCACATCTAACGGTTCGCCAGAATGTGCTGCTGGGGTTGGAGCTGGAGCAGAAACCCTTGCTGGGCAAGCTGTTCGGCAGTGCTCGGCGGGAGGCGCTGGAAAGAGTGGACGCCATGCTGGATTCAGTCGGACTGAGTCCATCCGCCCACAAATGGCCCCACGAACTTTCCGGCGGTATGCAGCAACGACTCGCAATCGCACAGTCGCTGATCATGCGCCCCCGTGTCCTGTTGCTGGATGAACCCTTCGGCGCCCTTGATCCCGGTATTCGCGGCGACATGCATGAGCTGTTGCTGAAGCTTTGGCAGGAAACAGGCACGACCATTTTCATGGTGACCCACGATCTCAAGGAAGGCTTCTACCTGGGCACACGACTGCTGGTCTTCGACAAGGTTCGCAACGACCCACACGACCCGCAGGCGTTTGGCGCAACCATTACCTACGACCTGCCGATTGGTCATACGGATCGCAAGCTGCTCGACGACATCAACCAGTCAGTCCGTGAGACAGCCCGTAACCAGGCCGCATGACCCGGACAACACCCATCAAAAAAGGTCGCCCGCAGGCGACCTTTTCATTTATAGCCCGGATCAGTTGCTGGCAACACGATCCTTCGGCAGCTTGAAGGTCCAGACCATACCGCCCTGGTTGAAATCTTTCACCACCCTGGCCACTTCGCCACCCCAGAGTGGTACCGCACCACCCCAGCCAGAAGCCACGGAAACATACTGTTCGCCGTCCATAGTCCAGGTTATCGGAGTGCCGACCACGCCGGAGCCCGTGTTGAACTTGTAGAGTTCCTCGCCAGTTTTGGCATCAAACGCTTTCAGGTAGCCTTCCGGTGTGCCGGTGAAGACCAGATTACCCGCAGTAGCCATTACACCACCCCACAGAGGTGCGGTGTTCTCATGACGCCACACTTCCTTGCCGGTCTTCGGATCCATGGCACGGAGTACACCAATGTAATCATCGTTCGCCGGTTTGATGGTGAATCCGGCACCCAGGAACGCAGCGCCCTTCTTGTAGGAGACGGGCTCGTTCCAGATTTCCATGGACCACTCGTTGGACGGAACGTAGAACAGGCCGGTGTCCTGGCTGTAGGCCATGGGCATCCAGTTCTTGCCGCCCAGGAATGCAGGCTGCGCGACGACAGGGTTACCCTTGGTACCTTCGGTGACGCTGGGGTCACCCGGACGACCGTTGTCTGTAAAGATCGGACGACCGGTCTTCGGATCCAGGCCGGACGCCCAGGTGATCTTGTCGACGAACGGGAAGCCACGGATGAAGTCACCGTTTTCCCGGTTCAGAACGTACATGAAGCCGTTCCGGTCAGCGGTGGCCGCAGCCTTGATAGTCTTGCCGTTTTCCTTGTAGTCGAAAGAAATCAGCTCGTTCACACCATCGTAGTCCCAGCCGTCGTGGGGTGTGGTCTGGAAATGCCACTTGATGCTGCCGTCATCCGGATCAATGGCCAGACGGGAGGATGAGAACAGGTTGTCACCAGGACGCAGGTGCGAGTTCCAGGGCGCCGGGTTGCCGGTGCCAAAGAACAGAGAGTCGGTATCCGGATCATAGGTGCCGCCCAGCCAGGTCGCTGCGCCGCCATTCTTCCACATGTCGCCAGGCCAGGTTACGCCGGCTTTGCCACCTGAAATGCCATTCTCGACGGCCTTGCCATCCTTGTAGACATAGCCCATGTGACCTTCAACGGTCGGGCGCGTCCAGACCAGCTCACCGGTATTGGCGTCGTAGGCTTCGACCTTACCGACAATTCCGAACTCACCGCCCGATACGCCGGTAATCAGCTTGCCCTTAACCACGATGGGCGCAGCGGTAATGGCGTAACCGGCCTGATAGTCCGCCACTTTCTTGATCCACATTGGCTTACCGGTGTCCTTGTTCAGGGCTACCAGTTTGGCATCAAGGGTACCGAAGATTACTTTGTCGTCGTACAGGGCAACACCGCGGTTGACCACGTCGCAGCACGGCATAATGCCATCCGGCAGACGGGCATCGTACTGCCAGATTTCCTCGCCGGTCCTGACATCAATGGCGTAAACACGGGAATAGGAGGCGGTTACATACATCACACCGTCCTTCACCATCGGCTGGGACTCCTGGCCGCGCATTTTTTCGCTGCCAAAGGAAAAGGCCCATACCGGCTGCAGGTACTGGATATTGCTGGCATTCAAATCTTCCAGGGTGCTGTACCTCTGCCCCTGGGTACCCATGCCGTAGCTGACAATATCTTCCGGCGTGTTGGCATCGTTCATGATGTCTTCATCGGTGACCGCATGGGCCCCGTATGACACCGCCAGTGCCAAGGCGCTGGCGGCAATGCGAATCCCGAACTTGTTCGATCTCATGGTTGCGCTCTCCAATTCTCTTGTTTTCGGTTTCTCGGCGAACCGGGAACTTTCCCGTCTCTAACATCGATTCTTCGCTTTGTAAGAAAAACCAACAATTACCCCGCGGAACAGGTTTTCTCATCACTTGGTAGTACTACCTCAAACAAAAAAGCCCGCGAGAACGTCGCGGGCTTTTTCCATAGTCTTTAAAAAAACTGTCCGGAGTCGGGAATCATAACGCCCCCTCAGCGCGGGCAATCGCCTCTTCGCTGAGAAATTCCCGGTAATACTGGGGCACGCCATATCGCAGATCCAGGTCAGCAAAGACGGCATCCAGCTCCCCGGACTTCACCAGATCGCCGACGATAGACTCCACGGCGTACCCAAGCTGCCGGTGATTGGATTTGACGGCCATGCCGACATCCCACACCTGTTTACCAATACCGGGGAAGCCGTTGCCTGCCGCCCTGAACTGGCGGTTTTCAGGCTTGGCGAGTTCATGGTCAATTTCAGCCCGCATTCCCATCACCGCACTGACATCCCCCTCGCGCATGGCGCGAAAAGCCTCCCTCACACTGGCGAAATGCTGAACCTGATCCCGCATTCTTCCGCGAAGCCCCGAGGTCAGATAGAAGTCCGGCAGGGTATCAATCTCTACACCAATGGGGTGGTACTGAAACACCGCAACGGTATCCACCGAATCCAGCTTTCCCGGGTTGAAAGCGATCTGCCAGCGCTCCTGCTGGTAGGGTCCGAAAAGAACGACCTGCTCGTTAATGTACTCACCCGTGGAGTCCTGCATGTAGGCGTACTCCTTGTCGTAGGGCACACGCATCATGATGTCGGCCAGGCGCTGTTTGGCGAGGTAATGACCTTTCCAGACATTGTTCCTCAGGTCATCGCCGAGATTCTCGTCCGGCACAATCCAGTGAACCTTAAAGTCCACCCCTATTTCACGGGCGATACGCTTGCCGAGCTCCACATCAATGCCCCGGGGCTCACCGTCTACGGCGTAGGAGTATGGCGGGAAGTTTTCGTAGACACCGACCTTCAGATAGCCCGACTCAAGAATAATATCGTAGGTGCGGTCCGCTGGCCGATTCAGTATGGGATCGCCATCGTTCATTTCCTGGGCAGTTGCCACCTGAAGACACAGAAGCAGTGTGAAAATACCGGCTATCGCTTTCATTGTTTTCTCCCCAACGGCCTCAGGCCGGCACAAGGCCGGCCCGGGAACAGACCTTCATCTCATTCGTCCGACACATTACTCGGGCTTTGGCAGCGACTCGACATAGGCTTTGATCGCCCACATGGCATTTTGATCCAGGGTCTTTTTCCAGGACGGCATGCCTCGGTCGGTGCCATTACGGACACGGTTGATGAAGTACTCATCGTCCCACTCGGTCAGCTCCCTCAAATCCGGAGTGAGGCCACCGGACATGGCCCGGATGCCATGGCAGCCGGCGCAATTGCCAGCGTACGCGCTCTCTCCCACTTCAACGGCCTGTGCGTTCACGTCACCGTGCGAATTGCCTTCGCGGAAGGGATTTTCGATCAGAACCTCGTCACCGAGTTCTGGCAGATTGCCGGTATCAACTTCCTGGGGAGTAACATTCCCATGGGCCAGGACCAGGCCGGCTGCACCTAACAAGGTGGCAGTGACCAATACTTTGAATGAAAAGGACGTTGTCATTGTTGCTACCTCTGTGTTGATTCCCGGTGCGCTGGCTATTGGATTTATCAGGTGCCAACTTGCTGACCTCAAGTTTAGGAAGCCCGCCGCCCAATCCGAATGCCACTTTGGAGGATTTGACCTAGTTCCTTGGTAGTAGATTGGAGGTGTTGCCCGCAAAATCTCCTCCTTTAGTACTGTCTGATTGCGACTTTCTGAATATTTCAGCGCCTGGCCGCCTTCTCTAAGCTCGGTGGGAAAGAAAACAAAAATCAGGAGTTCCTATGTATCGCCGCTGCCTGCGGAGACTTGCCGTTCTGATTTCAGCAGCCTTTTTGTCGGCGACACTGGCTGCGCAGCCGGTTGAGGTGACCATTGGCTATATTCAATGGATACCCGATCAGGGCCCGGTACTGTCCAACGTTATTCCGGAACCTGAAGACGCTGGCCTCCGTGGGGCCGAACTCGCCATCGCCGACAACAACACCACCGGCAAATTCCTGGACCAGAAGTACCTTTTCGAGAGCGAGACCACGGACTCAGAGCAAGCCGCCCTAGACGCGTTTGAGGCAATGCAGAAGAAAGGCATTGAGCTGTTCGTGATCAGGGCCCCCGCCAACACTCTCGAAACCATGATCGACAGAGCCGGAGCAACCACGCTTATCTTTAACGCTGGCGCGAAGGATGGCCACCTGCGCACCACCAGCTGTTACCCGAACCTGCTGCACACAATGCCCAGCTACGCCATGCTCACCGATGCCCTTGGCCAGTGGCTCAATCAGCGTCGCTGGAACGAAGTCTTTCTGATTACCGGGCCAACCGAAGCAGACCAGGCCTGGGCCGGTGCCTTCCGTCGCTCCGCCAGGCGCTTTGGTCTGGACATTGTGGAAGACAAAGCCTGGACCTTTGACGCCGACCTGCGCCGCACGGCATCTAAAGAACTGCCTTTATTTACCCAGGGCGACGATTACGATGCGGTGGTGGTCGCCGATGTCCGGGGCGATTTTGGCGAGTATGTGCCATTCAACACCTGGTTGCCGCGCCCGGTTGTGGGCACCCAGGGTATGTCACCGGTCGCCTGGCATCGCGTGGTGGAAAGCTGGGGCGCAGCGCAACTGCAGAGCCGCTTCCGGAAACTGGCTGGCCGCGACATGAACAGCGAGGATTACGCCGCCTGGACGGCGGTTCGCTCCATCGGCACTGCCGTCACCCGGACCGGCAAAGCCAATGCTGCAGCCATTCGCGCGTTTTTGTTCAGTGACAAATTCCAGCTGGCAGCATTCAAGGGGCGCAAGCTGACCTACCGGGACTGGAACGCTCAGCTGCGACAACCCATACCGCTGATTCACCCTCGTGGCCTGGTGGCCCGGGCACCCTTTGAAGGTTTTCTGCACCCCAACACCCAAATGGATACCCTCGGCTTCGACAAGCCTGAGAGTGAATGCCGTATCAACGAGTGAGACGCCGAGCAGGCTCGAAATAACAAGGAGAAAGTCCGTGAGAACCGCATTGAAACATATCACCCTGAGTGCACTGATTGGCCTGTCTACACCGGCACTGGCGAGCCTTGCCTACGTCTCCAACGAAAAGGACAACACGCTTTCGATCATCGATACGGAGTCGCAGACAGTCGTGGATACCATTGAGGTAGGTGCCCGGCCTCGGGGCATTCTGCTCTCGAAGGACTATACCAGGCTGTATATCTGCGCCAGCGATGA of Marinobacter sediminum contains these proteins:
- a CDS encoding PQQ-dependent methanol/ethanol family dehydrogenase, which codes for MRSNKFGIRIAASALALAVSYGAHAVTDEDIMNDANTPEDIVSYGMGTQGQRYSTLEDLNASNIQYLQPVWAFSFGSEKMRGQESQPMVKDGVMYVTASYSRVYAIDVRTGEEIWQYDARLPDGIMPCCDVVNRGVALYDDKVIFGTLDAKLVALNKDTGKPMWIKKVADYQAGYAITAAPIVVKGKLITGVSGGEFGIVGKVEAYDANTGELVWTRPTVEGHMGYVYKDGKAVENGISGGKAGVTWPGDMWKNGGAATWLGGTYDPDTDSLFFGTGNPAPWNSHLRPGDNLFSSSRLAIDPDDGSIKWHFQTTPHDGWDYDGVNELISFDYKENGKTIKAAATADRNGFMYVLNRENGDFIRGFPFVDKITWASGLDPKTGRPIFTDNGRPGDPSVTEGTKGNPVVAQPAFLGGKNWMPMAYSQDTGLFYVPSNEWSMEIWNEPVSYKKGAAFLGAGFTIKPANDDYIGVLRAMDPKTGKEVWRHENTAPLWGGVMATAGNLVFTGTPEGYLKAFDAKTGEELYKFNTGSGVVGTPITWTMDGEQYVSVASGWGGAVPLWGGEVARVVKDFNQGGMVWTFKLPKDRVASN
- a CDS encoding ABC transporter ATP-binding protein produces the protein MSFITVNKLWKEYGDQVVLENLNLEVKQGEFCTLVGASGCGKSTFLKMLLGQESASRGEFLLDGEVFPGEPDRNRGIVFQRYSVFPHLTVRQNVLLGLELEQKPLLGKLFGSARREALERVDAMLDSVGLSPSAHKWPHELSGGMQQRLAIAQSLIMRPRVLLLDEPFGALDPGIRGDMHELLLKLWQETGTTIFMVTHDLKEGFYLGTRLLVFDKVRNDPHDPQAFGATITYDLPIGHTDRKLLDDINQSVRETARNQAA
- a CDS encoding ABC transporter substrate-binding protein encodes the protein MYRRCLRRLAVLISAAFLSATLAAQPVEVTIGYIQWIPDQGPVLSNVIPEPEDAGLRGAELAIADNNTTGKFLDQKYLFESETTDSEQAALDAFEAMQKKGIELFVIRAPANTLETMIDRAGATTLIFNAGAKDGHLRTTSCYPNLLHTMPSYAMLTDALGQWLNQRRWNEVFLITGPTEADQAWAGAFRRSARRFGLDIVEDKAWTFDADLRRTASKELPLFTQGDDYDAVVVADVRGDFGEYVPFNTWLPRPVVGTQGMSPVAWHRVVESWGAAQLQSRFRKLAGRDMNSEDYAAWTAVRSIGTAVTRTGKANAAAIRAFLFSDKFQLAAFKGRKLTYRDWNAQLRQPIPLIHPRGLVARAPFEGFLHPNTQMDTLGFDKPESECRINE
- the pedF gene encoding cytochrome c-550 PedF, yielding MTTSFSFKVLVTATLLGAAGLVLAHGNVTPQEVDTGNLPELGDEVLIENPFREGNSHGDVNAQAVEVGESAYAGNCAGCHGIRAMSGGLTPDLRELTEWDDEYFINRVRNGTDRGMPSWKKTLDQNAMWAIKAYVESLPKPE
- a CDS encoding substrate-binding periplasmic protein translates to MKAIAGIFTLLLCLQVATAQEMNDGDPILNRPADRTYDIILESGYLKVGVYENFPPYSYAVDGEPRGIDVELGKRIAREIGVDFKVHWIVPDENLGDDLRNNVWKGHYLAKQRLADIMMRVPYDKEYAYMQDSTGEYINEQVVLFGPYQQERWQIAFNPGKLDSVDTVAVFQYHPIGVEIDTLPDFYLTSGLRGRMRDQVQHFASVREAFRAMREGDVSAVMGMRAEIDHELAKPENRQFRAAGNGFPGIGKQVWDVGMAVKSNHRQLGYAVESIVGDLVKSGELDAVFADLDLRYGVPQYYREFLSEEAIARAEGAL